The Fusobacterium sp. IOR10 genomic interval TACACCATTTAAGGTTTGCTTGCTTATCTTGTTAAATTTCTCTATTCTATTGTTAATGTCCTTCGTTCGCATCTCTTGCGGACAAGAAGTATAATACCACTTTCAGCAATTTATGTCAACTATTTTTTATTTTTATTTTATAATTTTTTTTAGATTTCAATTTTCCCATTGAAATACTTAATATTTAAAAATTAAGTGCGAACACCCACATGAGCATTCACACTTAATTTAAATAATTAATTAAATATTATATTTTTTTATCATATTCTCTATTCTTTTAATAGTTCTCTTTTTTCCTATTACGAATATTAAATTGTATAAATCTGCACCTCTAGGTTCTCCAGTCAATACAGCTCTTAATGGCATATAAACTTTTCCTGGTCCTTCCCCTATTTCTTCTAAAGTATCAGTTAAAAGTTTTTTAGCTGCTTCTAATTCTATTTCTTCTGTTGGGAACTCTTTTAACTTTTCTAAAAATAACTTTATGGATTTTTTACCTGTTTCATCTGCTATACCTTTATGAAGTCTTTCTATTCCTTTTCTTTCTTTTTTATTCATTTCTTCTGTAACTTCTGGTAATTCATATTCATCTTTATAATATACTGCTGCTTCTTTAGCTATTTCTTTTAAAGTATGAGCATGTTCTCTTAATAACTCCACAATTCTTTCCATAGCAATTCTTTCATGAGAAGTCATTTCGTTACCAAAGTATCCTTCTTCTTTGAAGAATGGTACTGCTAAATCTGTTAGTTCTTTTAAGTCCTTTAATCTCATATGTTGGTTATTTATCCATCCTAATTTAACTAAATCGAAGACAGGTCCACCTAAAGAAACATTATCTATATTAAAAGTATCTTTAAATTCTTCAAGACTAAATATTTCTTTCCCTTCCTTAACTGAATAAGCCATCATTCCTAAAAAGTTTAATAATCCTTCTTTTAAATATCCTTCTTCTCTATACCAATTTAAAGAAACTGGATTTTTTCTTTTAGAAATTTTAGTTCTATCACTATTTCTCAATAAAGGCATATGAATAAACTCAGGCTTCTCCCATCCAAATGCTTTATATAATTGAATATGTTTAGGAGTTGAAGAAATCCATTCTTCTGCTCTTATAACTGTAGTTATTTTCATCAAGTGATCATCTACTACATTTGCCAAATGATAAGTAGGGTATCCATCTGCTTTTAATAAAACTTGATCATCTATAATATTATTTTCAAATACTATATCTCCTCTTAATCTATCATGAACTATTGTTTGACCTTCATATGGCATTTTCAATCTTATTACATAGGGATCACCTGCATCTAATTTAGCTTTAACTTCTTCCTTAGATAAACTTCTACAATGACCATCATATCCTGGAGCTTTTTTCATAGCTTTTTGTCTTTCTCTTAAATTAGATAATCTTTCTGGAGTACAAAAACAATAATAAGCTTCTCCTTTTTCCACTAGTTCCCTAGCATAATCTCCATACATATCAAATCTTTCAGATTGTCTATAAGGAGCATAAGGACCTGAAATATCTGGACCTTCGCTCCAATTTAATCCTAACCACTTTAATGAGTCAAATATCATATTCTCAGATTCTTTTGTTGATCTTACCTGATCTGTATCCTCTATTCTTAATATAAATTCTCCATTATTTACATGTGCAAAAGCTATATTAAACATAGCTATATAAGCTGTACCTACATGCGGATCTCCTGTTGGAGATGGCGCAACTCTTGTTCTAATTTTTCTTGACATTGCTTTCCCCCTATTCTTTTTTCTTATCTTGAAGTTTACCATAATTTAGCCAATTTTTAAAGTACTATTTACTTTTAACCCATCTCAAATAAGAATTGATAAATTCATCTATTCCACCGTCCATAACCATTCTTACGTTCCCAATTTCACAATTAGTTCTATGATCTTTTACTAACATATAAGGTTGAAAAACATATGACCTTATTTGATTTCCCCAACCTATTTCACTTTGTTTTCCTTGAATCGCTTTCATTTCTGC includes:
- the gltX gene encoding glutamate--tRNA ligase, translated to MSRKIRTRVAPSPTGDPHVGTAYIAMFNIAFAHVNNGEFILRIEDTDQVRSTKESENMIFDSLKWLGLNWSEGPDISGPYAPYRQSERFDMYGDYARELVEKGEAYYCFCTPERLSNLRERQKAMKKAPGYDGHCRSLSKEEVKAKLDAGDPYVIRLKMPYEGQTIVHDRLRGDIVFENNIIDDQVLLKADGYPTYHLANVVDDHLMKITTVIRAEEWISSTPKHIQLYKAFGWEKPEFIHMPLLRNSDRTKISKRKNPVSLNWYREEGYLKEGLLNFLGMMAYSVKEGKEIFSLEEFKDTFNIDNVSLGGPVFDLVKLGWINNQHMRLKDLKELTDLAVPFFKEEGYFGNEMTSHERIAMERIVELLREHAHTLKEIAKEAAVYYKDEYELPEVTEEMNKKERKGIERLHKGIADETGKKSIKLFLEKLKEFPTEEIELEAAKKLLTDTLEEIGEGPGKVYMPLRAVLTGEPRGADLYNLIFVIGKKRTIKRIENMIKKYNI